The sequence below is a genomic window from Streptomyces sp. B21-105.
GTCCGGTGCGGCCGACAGGACCAGCGAAGTGCCCGACTGGGACGACAAGGCCACCCCTGTGACGGTCGGTCGGCAGATGAACATCCAACTTCCGTCCAAGGCCGCCGACATCCGTGCGGCACGTCAGAACGGATTCCAGGACGACGGGCTGCTGCTGGCCTTCACCCTTCCCACCTCCGGCGTGGACGGCTTCGTGAAGCAGCTCCGGCCCGAGAGGGAGCTGAGGCAGCGAGACGAGCCCCGCGAGAGCGTCGCGAAGCCCATGACTCCCTTCTCCCACCTCGGACTCCCCGAACCCGAGTCGTTGCCGGACGTACGGGAAGGGCAGGTCTGTGCCCCCTGCGGTGGAGACCTGAACTCCCTGGCGATCGCGGTGCACAGGCTGGACAACAGCGAGAGCCGGATCTACCTCAGGGCAGTCGACTGACGAGAACATTCGGTGGCCTGCGGCTGCCAGGGACTCCTGCTTCACTTCGCCACCCGGGCATTTCCGGAGGGGAGGCAGAGGACGAACTGTTGAGCCGAGCGACCACGCAGCTCCGACGCCGGAAGGGAAGCGCCGGCCGACGGGCGTGCGCAGGAAGTTCAGCGTTCGCGCACCGAGTGGGGTCGGTCAACATAGGAGGAGCCCTGCCGCCGTGTGTCATGCTGCTGCAGTTTCCGGAAGGGGAGGGTGCGATGACTGAGAAGCCGCTGGCGCACAAGCCGGCGCTCGCCGCGGTGATCCAGGCGTTGCGAGGCACATGGGACACCGAACGTTCCGTACTGGCTCTACGAGTCGCAGGGTACCGGCCGGCGGACGACGAAGCCGCGGGCAAGGAGGCCCGTCGCAACCTGCGCGAACTCGCCCAGGACGGTGTGATCGTGAGGCCGGATCCGGACCAGGCCGTATATCGACCGGCGTAGTCGCCGCCGCAAAGCTCCGGCACTGACCCCTCATAGGACGGCGGGCTCCTGGAAGCCGTTCGTGGTGATGTGGGCAATGGCTGACGGATGCCTGGTCAGCCACTCGCCGCACACGCGCCAGCGGGGAGAGGTGCCGTCGCTGAACTCAGGTCGCACTTCCGCGACGAGCTTGTGGTCGCAGACGCCGCGCGAGGCCATGGAGCAGATCATATCGCCCTGTTGCTGGATGGCCGGTACGTATGGATGGATCGAAAGGATCGGAGAGCGCATCTCCTGCGCTGCTGAATGAGGCATGCCACGGAGGGTAACAACACGGTTTCGCCGGCTGCTTACGTGCCGTGAGACGCCCGGTCGGCGGTCACGATTCGTCCTCGTCTCCCAACTCGTTGACGAGCGGTACGAGGAGGGGGTGGACGGAGAAGCCGGACGCGGGGCCCGGGCCTGCGTCGTATTCGGCCTTCAGAACCCGGACGGCCGACTCCGGGATCTTTCCCAGGCTTCGGAGCAGGCCGGTAATGCGCGTGACCGGTTTGGTGAAGCCTCTCAGGGAGCGGCCTTCGGGGTACTGGCAGACGTCGAAGACACTCTTGGCGTCCGCGACAGCATCCAGCTCGGCGGCGTACTTGCTCTGTTGGCCAATGTGTCCTTGTTCATGATCTCGTACATCAACTCGTGGACGGTGCGGGAACCTTGCCATCACATAAGGTGATCGGAAACCGTACGACGCGACGTCGCCGCCCAGTTGCGAGTGGCGGCCCCGTTGACCGAGGCGCTTGGGACCCGTTGCCGCGCTACGGGCCGTTAGCCTGTCGGTATGCCGGAGCGTGTTATGCCCCCTCGTACGGACGGCCTGATCACCCTTGCTGCCGCGGACGCTCTGTGGGTCGATCTGACGGCCGACAGTGCTGTGCCGACGGCTTCTGGGGCATTCACCTGTACTCCTGCCCATGCCCGGGCGGGGTACGTCCTGCTCGGCGGCCTTGTGGTAACGACGGTGAGGGCGAGCGGCGGTCAGTGGAGTGTTCCGGAGGGTGAGTTGCGCCGGGCGGCCGCGGAGCTGAACGCGGTGGGGGTGGACCGGCGGGACCTGGTCCGCATCGGTCCGTTTCGTGGGGCGCCGAGGCAGGAGTGTGACGAGGGGACGCGGCTGCGTTGGCGCCGGCGCGTCACGGGTGAACTGCGGGAGCCGGGCGGCCCCGAGCGGGCAGCACGACGTGAAGTCGGCCGGCCGCACCATCTGGCGGGGATCGACTGGCGGCAGATGCTCGTGGAGCAGATTCGCGACGGGACGCAGCAGACGTGGTGGCTGCCACGCGCCGTGGTCAGGCTGCTGGACGCGGCCGAGCACGCCGAAACGCAGTGGGGGCAAGCCGCGCGGACCCGCCAAGCAAGCGAAGCCGCCACCGAGCCGCCCTCCCACCCCCGGCAGGCCCGAGACACCGACGGTCGGCAAGACGTCGACGGTCGGCAGACGCCGATACCCGAGGGTCCCACCGCCTCACCGCGCCCGTACAACGCGGAACTGGAAGGCCAGCTGTACTCGGTGCTCAGCAGGAAGCCCGGTATCTCCCGCAAAGTGGCCGCGTGGGCGTGCGCCGTCTGCCGCACCGCGCCCGCCACCGTGCTCGACCACTGCCACGAACACGGCTACGTCCGCGCCCCCGTCTGCCAGTCCTGCAACACACTCGAACGTCCCGACCACCTGTACAACAACGACATCCGGGTGGCGAACCGCTACACACGCCTCTTCCACACCGACTCCGGCGACTGGCTCCGGCACTGGCACCGCTGCCCCGGCTGCCGCGCCCGCACCACCCTGCCCCTGCCGCACCTCGCCGCATGGACCGCCCACACAGCCTGCCGATCGCTGCGCCCGACCCACCGAGCCTCCCGCGGGCGCACGCCCTGCGGTGTCCTGCGCGTGTCCTGGACGGGCAGTCAGAACGCCCCCCGTTCCTGCCTGCTCACGGTCACCGTCGACTGCTGCCCCTCCGGCGAGCACCGTGTCCTGGCGCAAGTCCCCTACCGCGAAGCCGTCGAGCGGTTCCGCGTCTGGCTGGCCGAGACGGCCCCTGCCGTGGCCGCCGCGGCCGGTCCCGACCGAGTGGACGACCTCCCCGCCCAGCCCCGCCCGGTCATCGCGGACACCAGCGGCGAGGGCCTGGCACTGTTCTGAGCGGGCACCGGGAGACCTGACACCCCTACATCACCCCCGCAGCCGTCGGCCCCGACACGGTCACCCCGCCCGCCCGGCGGAACGCGCGGCAGAACCTCACCGGGACTCCCGCAGAATGCCCCGCGTTCATACCGGGGGTGAACGCTCGATCCTCGTCGATGTCGGTCAGCTCAACTCCGCGCGCACGGCCGAATCCCGGGTTCCGTGGGCGGTGAAGTGGACCCGGTCGGTTACGGGGGACGCCCGGTCGGGCGATGGCGCGACTACCGGTAGCGTGGACCGTCGCGGCCGGTCCGGCAGCGCGGGCACCGGCACGGGGGCCACATGAGGGACACCGGCGGGAGTGTGCCCGTGCCGGGGGCGCATGCGGTCGGCTCTGTCACGCCGACCCGGCGCCCGTCGTTATCGAGGCGGTAGGCGCTGATGGTCAGGCGGGACCTGCCCGGTTCGGGAGGGGTTCCGGCGATCACCGCTCGCCCTCCGACGTGTGACAGCGGGCCGATGTGTGACAGGGGTTCGGGCGGTTCGGGCAGCGCCCCATCAGAGGGGGACCGACGCCCGGGCCGTGGCCGAGGCCCAGCGCCTTCACCGTGCGCCCGACGCTCACCGCTCGCCACCGCGGCGGGACGCGGGCGGCAGCGACAGGACATCCGGCACATGCGGGAAGTGCGGGGCGCAGTCCCGGCACGCGTAAACCGTGAAGCCGGGACCGGAGCCCTGGTGCACCACGGAGACGACGACCGGCGTATCGGTGATCGCACAGCAGCGCACACACATACGCACCGGCGCACGCGTCCCACCCGGGGCCGTCTCGGAACGCTCGCTCTGCTCGCTCACCGGGCCACCGCCTCAGCGACGACCACATGCCGGTCAAGGTCGATGCCGAAATCGGCGGCCATGAGCATGACGACACGGCGCTGCCGCTGCCGCGCCCACTCACGTTTCCGCTCCCGCTCAGCGAGAACGACATACGGTCGGACCACGGCAGTCGCCTCGCCGGGCAACGGCTCCGCTACAGCGGCACCCAGGGTGACGACTGCGTGGAGATCGCCCTCACCGAACAGGCCATCTGCGTACGGGACTCCAAGGACGTGACGCGCCCGTACTTCGCCGTCGGGCGTGAGGAGTGGTCGCGGTTCGTGGGGTTCGTCTCGGAGGTCTGAAGAGTTCATGGGTGGCACTCGGGCCATGAAGTGGCCCCGATCGGCTACGAACGCCGACCGGGGCCCAACCCGCCTGTCAGGCGCGGGCTTACACGGGTCTGCCCGACCGAAGAAGCCCCTCCGCCTATGGGATTCGTTTGCTGCCAGGCCTCTGGTGACGTCGTCAGCCTCGACGACAGCGATCCTGAAGCTCGGAGATGACGGCTTCCTCGCGTGAGTTGACGTCGCCGTCCACAGCGGCCACCTGGTTGGCCACGTCGAGGAGGTCGCTCAGATCTCCTGACTCGGCATCCAGGCGCTCCCACACCTCGGCGGGGTCGATGTCGACAAGGCGAGCGAGCTGTTCATCGACGACCTGATGCCGCTCCCGGACCAGTCTCACCAGGTGGCGCATCAACAGCGTCTCATCGTCAGCGATCTTGCGGTTCGCCCTGATGACCAGCCAAGCGACCCACAGCATCGCCTGTGGGTGCCGACTCCGCTTGCTCAGTCTTTCGGCGACTTCCATCACCCGTGCCTCGTTGCGGAAGACGGCTTGCGCGTGCCGTCCCGCGACCAGTGTCGTATAGCGGTTCAACACCACCGCGAGGGGTACGCCGACCACCGGGATGCCGATCTTGATGACGTTGCGCTGCAGGAGAAACTTCCCGACGACGGGGAGCCCTCTCGCGGCGCTCAGCACCCCCTTGGAGTAGAAGCGCTTGATCACCTGCCGTACCACGAGCGGCACCGCCTTGAGCGCGCTTTCCTGGACCACTTCCCCACTCTTGATCGTGAAGGCTACTCGTATGAGTTTCCACAGGTCCTCGGGGTCGGACAGGTCGAGCGGGACCTGGTAGAGGACTGCGATGTCGTAGGCCAGGCGGAGCTGGAGCCGGCTGGTGAACGCGACATCGACCATCATCGTCGCGACGGCGGCCGGGACGGTGGCCGGAGAGGCCCCGCCAAGGGTTCCGATGGTGGATGCGACGGCCGCCGTGTAAGCCCCGGCGGAGAGTCCGCCCTCGATGGCGGCGTACCGGGCCGCCATCTTGATCCGCTGATCGACGATGCCGTCCGGGGGCACGCCCTCGTAGCGTTCCTGGAAGTACTGCCAGTCGACCTTCGTGGTGTAGGAACTCATGGCCTGAGCACAGAGCTTGGTGAACCAGTTGCCCGACTTGATGTCGTCCGCGCTCAGGCTCTTGACGAACTCGCGTATCTCGGAGCGCTCTTGCTCGACGGCCGTCCGGTCGGCATCGTCGTCGGCGGCGTCAGTCGGGGGTTTGGGCATGGTGGGGTCTCCTGAGTTCGTTTCCATCGGGGTGACGTCAGCGCAGTTCGGAGTGGCGACGCAGTGCCATGCGCCAGTGCATGAACAGGGCCTCGGGCGGGGGAGCGATCCGGTCCAGGTTGAAAAGGATCTGCTGATACAGCGGATGCGGCCGTTCGTCTCCGTGCGCGGTGACCAGGGCGGACAGCGGAGGTCGGTCGTCGGGTGTTTCACGGTCGGCCTCGACCAGTACGGCGATCTTGTCGTCGGGGTGGAGAGCCGCGAGGGGAGCCCCGATCCGCAGCGCCAGCTCGCCCCATGTCGTCGTACGGCGTTCACGCGCGCTCTGCCGCAGCGCGACGCGCACGGCGACGGCGAGGCCGCGTATCTGTGACAGAGTCAGACGCTCGGTCATCCGCTCCAAGTGTCGCTGCCAGCGTGCGATGTCCTGGCGTTCCTCTGCTGCCAGACCGCCCCCGAGCTCCTCGGCTAGGTCGTTGGCGCTCCGTAGAGCAAGCCGCAGCTGGTCCGGATGGAGATCGTCTCCTTCGCGGTTGATCTCGTCAACGAGCGCTGACAGGCGCTCCCACGACTCGTGCAACTCGTCAGCGCGCCGGTTCACGAGCCAGTCGGTGAGATCCCGCAGGGTTTCGTGGGCATCAGTTGAAGGCGCGGCCCGTTCCGCCAGGAACAGGTTCTGCTCGTAGGCGTCGAGGTCACCGGCCTGCTGTGCCTCGTGCGTCAGGTCGAGCAGCGCGTCGAACGCGGCGCGGGACTCGGCCTCCTTGCGTCCGCTTCTGATCGGCGGCCGACGAGAGGCTTCATGAATGGGGCGAGACGGCGAGTTCGTCTGGCTTCTGCTTCTGCTGTAGGCCGCGTGCACGCGGCCACGCTCGCGGTTCCAGATGTCGAGCAACTCGGCGTCGGAGAGACTTTTCGTCCAGCCGAGTCCGTGCAGTACCTCGTTGAAGAACGAGGCTGGGCCGCCGTCTCGCCGCTTGATGAGGGATGACAGAACGGGCTTGCCCGGTGTCCGGGGCTGTTCGACCTGGAGGAGGAGTTCCCGCCACCGGTCCACGGAGAGTGTGTGGCCGTGGAGGGATGCTCCCTTGCACAGGGTTGCCGTCGTGACGACGTTCTTGCTCCGCGCGGTGTTCTCCAGCGTCTTGCGGAAAGAGGCGACGAGTTCGGCGTCAGAGGGTAGCGGGTGCGTCTCTGACGATGGCTCATGGGTGTCGGTGGATGCTGTGGCCCTGACCACGGGCCCGTCAGTGGCGTCGGTCCCGACGCGTTGCAGGTCACTGGCCTTGATCAGCCATGTGCCGTTGCTGTCGAGGGAGACAACGGCGTCCAGGGGTAGGTACGTGTGCTGACGCTCGGGCGAATCCGCGTGAGCGGGGAGCGACAGGCGGGCGTTGACGCGCAGGGAGACTTCGAACCAGTGATGGGTGTCGGTGGTGTGAGCCGGCGTGGCGTCGGTGATGAGTACGGAGGTCGGGGTGAGCGGCAGCCCGGACAGAGGACGGGCAGGTTCCACAGGTGCGGCGGCATGGCGTGGAACGATGCCGTCCGTTGTGTGGAGGAGGCTCGGGGTGACGATGCCTTCGGGGGTGAGCGTGCACTCCGAGAGGGAGGTCCACTCCACGGGCATGTCGGGGAACTGAGTCCCGATCTCCACCGCTCGTGTCACCCCGAGAGACCGGCACTGCACGCGGAGGGCGTACCCCTGCTGTTCGATCTGCCAGTTGGCCAGGAGGCTGTCGGGCCCGAAGAGCCAGTCGAGTTCCGAGTGCCGGAACCGCAGTTCCGTGTCGGCCTCCTCCCACTCCCGCTTCGACCGCCGAGCGAGCTGTACGCGTATGAGCTGGCGTCCAGTCCCGTAAGACACATCGACGGCATCGCGGACCTGGTGCCCCTTCGGCTTGTAGACGGGCTGGACCGCACCCTGCCCCTGCCGCTTCAGCCAGTCGGCGACGGTCCGTCCGATGTAGAGGTGGTCGGCGCTGTCCTCACCTGTCTCCGTGCGCCGACAGTGCACGGGCGGCCGGTGCGCGAAGTGGCATTTTTTGTCCGTGTACCGTTTCGGGGACAGTCTCTTGCCACAGCCGCCGAGCAGGACGCCGCAGTAGAAGTCGTCGCGCGTCCGACCTCGCATGAACCGGTCGAAGTCGTCATGGTCGTAGGGCAGGAACACCGGCCAGTCCGACTCGGCCCGGCCGATGACTGCGGTCTGGACCCTGCGCGTGTCTTCTTCCTGTGCGTACGGCAACGGGGGCTCCTGGTGACGGGTGGTGGTGGCGGGTCAGGCGCTACGCCAGCGGTTACGGCCGTCGGAGCCGGGGCCGCAGATCATGGGGGTTCCTGCCTTGGTGACGCCGGTCGCGCCGCGCGGGGAGCAGAACGAGCCGGGGTGGACCGTGCCGACGCCGTTGCCATCACCGGTGGAGTCGCCGGAGGAGGATGAGGAGCCTCCATCGGTCGAACCGCCGCCGGTCGTGTCGTCGTCGTAGTCGGGGTCGTTGGCGGGGATCTTGTAGGTTGCGCCCTTCGCCGACGGACAATCCTGGACGAGGTCTGCGTCGGTCCACTGGCCCAGGTCCAGGCGGACCGTGGTGGCGGGGTTGACCTCGGTTCCCTCGTCCGGGGACTGGAAGCACACCCGCCACTCGTTGCCGTCCTCCGCGGCCTCCTCGGCGGTCGGAGTGTCGATGTCGAGGTAGACGTCGTCGAGCGTGACGCGGTCGAGGTCGATACCGGCCTGCTTCAGATCCTCGACGGCCTTGTTGTAGGTGGCGCCGACGACGTCCGGCATCTTCGGCCACGGGAGCGGGCCGCCGTCCTTCTCAGGGCACGGCTCGAGGCTCTTGACGGCCGCGAAGTCGATGGTCTTTGCGGCTGCGTCGGCCACCTGAAAGCACACGGTCCATCCGGACCTCAGGACGATCACGCGATCTTCGTCGGACGCGTCATGGTGGGCCGCGGTGTAGCCGGTGGCGCGGGCCTGCTTCTCGGCCTCGTCCAGTTGCTGTCCGACGTAGTCAACGGCGATGGCGGGCTGGGACTTCTTGGACGCGGTCGGGGATGCCTGGGCGGATTCGCCGCTCGCCCCGCCCGCGTGCGCTGACTTGGTGCCGTTGGCGTCGAGCTGTCCACCCAGTCCTGCCCCGACCGTCAGGAGGAGCAGGGCTCCGACTGTCGCTCCGAGCCTGGCGAACCAGCGCCACGGTGGCAGCACCCACACGGCCACCATGGCGGCGATCATCACGAGGAAACCCAGGGCGAAGCTGAACGCGCCGAGCAGGGCGACCAGGGCGAGGATGCCGAGCACGGCCTGTGTGCTCTTCCACCAAGGACGGGACAGGGCCGGGGCATTGTACGGATTCACGTGGTGCTCAACTCCTTAAGTGCGAGCCCGGGCACGGTGGGCTCACACCGGCCCTCGCACGGACCGGGTTCGGGCTGTCAGGCGGAGTGTCTGGGGCCGTGGCCCGGGGCCGGGGTGAGGGTGGAGGTGTAGTTCTCACCTTCGACGAGCGGGTTCTCCAGGGTGAGGCCGGCGGCGGCCATGCGGTCGTACTCGGCAAGGGTCAGTTCCTCGGTGCGGTACGAGCCGTGGCTGTTGGCGAGCGCGTTCATCGGGTAGACGATGATTGCCCGCACCCGCTTGGGAGCCTTCGGCCCCTCGGTGTCCCGTTGATGGAGCACCTTGGTCACGATGGGGACGATGTACGCGAGCGGCTTGCCGGAACCGGTGCCCGTCGTCAGGACGTACGCCGCCCCGGACGCGGCGGCGTCGACGGCCTCGCGCTGGTGCTGGTGGAGCATCAGCGGGCGGCAGTGCGGGACCGTGCCGCCCTCGGTCTTCCTCGCCTGGAAGATACGCGCGCGCTCGTCGTGCAGGACCTTCTGTCCGGCGAGTTCGACGACCGTGCCGCCGCCCTGGAAGAACGGGTTCAGCGACAGCCACGGGTCGGGCCACTGCGACTTGCTGTTGAGGTCGTCCTCGACGAACGCCGCGACGCGGTCGCCACGGATGACGGTGCCGCCCTGCGTGAAGGAGCGGTAGTCCTTGATGAGCGCGCGGTGGACGCCGAAGACGTCCATACCCGCGCCCGAGGCGGTGACGAGAGTCGGCCTCGCGGAGTCCGCCTTCGGGACGGAGGCCTGCGCCGCGGGGTCGCGCAGTAGGTGGGTGTGGGAGCCGGGCTTTGCCACAGGGGGGTCGGCCGGCTCGCGGCCCCGGAATGAAAGCCGGCCTGGCGGAACTGCTGACCCGTCTGCGTAGTGCGGCGGTCGACGTTGCCGTGCCGGAAGCCGTGTTCCTGGAGCATGTGGGCGCGCTGGGGCTCGGTGACGTCAAGCAGGAGCGTCTCCGTGACGAACTCGCAGCGCTGGGCCTGCCCACCTGAAGGCGGTGATGCATGCAGACGGTGACGGTCCGGATGCGAAAAAGGTTGCAGGGATCCGTGAAGAAAATGTGTCCAGTCCCGTTTTCCCTCCCAGGACGTGGCCCGGGCACTGCTGAGCCGGTACGTCGACCCCGACGGATATGTGGCCGCAAGCGCAGTGGACGGCGTCGCCCGTCTGGCCGGCCTCGACACGCGGGAAGCGGCGGTCCTGCGCGCCGGGGCCCGGGTACGGTCCGAGACCGTCGTGACGTCGCGGTCGGCGACGATGACGGAAGCGGAGGCCGCGGTCGGGCTCCCCGGCGCCGCGGAACACGTTCCGGAAGACGTCTCGCCGCAGGATGTCCGTGACCTTGCCACCCCCCCCACGCCGTTCTCCCGCATCGCGCTGTGTCCCGTATCACTCCTGTCGACGTGAGTGCGGGGCCGGGGTGTGGCGCGTACCCATCTGTGGCGGGCGGGGCCCGGATGCGAGGATGAGGCCGTCATGACTGCTGGGTGGGGTGCGCGCACGGTACGCGCCGCGGTGTTCGCGGCCGTCTGTGTGCTGCTCGCCGCCCTCGGACACGTACTCATGTCGGGCTCCTCCGTGCCGTGGTGGACGATGGCCGCCGGGTTCGCCGCCACAGCCGGCGTCGGCTGGACTCTGACGGGGCGTGAGCGCGGACTTCCGCTGGTGGTGACCGTCGTGGTCGTCGCGCAGGGGGCGCTGCACTCGGCCTTCTCGTGGGGCCGGTCGGCCGCGCCGGCGTCGGGGAACGGTTCCGCGGCACGGGGCATGAGCGGTATGCCGACTGGCTCGATGTCCATGGACGCCCTGGACGCCATGGACATGGGCTCGCTGGGTTCCATGGGCATGGGGCATGCGGCGCATGCCGAGCACCTCGGGCACATGGGCCACGGCGCCGGCGGCATGTCGTCGTCGGGCATGCTCGCCGCCCATACGCTGGCCGCCCTGCTGACCGGTCTGTGGCTGGCCCACGGCGAGCGCGCCGCGTTCCGGCTCCTGCGCACCGTCGCCGGACGGCTCGCCGCGCCGCTGTTCCTGCCGTTCGCGGCCCTGTCCGTCCCGCCGCGCCGGCCCAGCCTGCGGCCGACGCGCGAGCGCGCCGAGCCGATCCCGCGGCTGGCGCTCACGCACACGATCATCTCTCGGGGGCCTCCGGCCGGGACCGCTGTCGTCTGAGACAGCCGGTTTCCCGAAGCCGTCCTGCCGCCGTCGCGTTCGTCGCGTTCGTCGGCCCCGAGGCTTCGGGCGCGGGGCGTGCCTACGTCGCACGTCCCCGTCCCTATCTCCCTCCCGTCCCGGGACGTTCCGCAGGGCCTGTGGCACGCCGCTCCGTGCCTCGCTCAGCTGTGCCGCGCCGAGCGTCCGGGACCACCCGAGAAGGACATCAGGTGATCACTCCTGTCCTCCCCCTGCCCCCGGCGCCGTCCGATCAGCACCTCAGGACGACGCCGCCCGACGATGCGGCCACCGGCTGGGCTCTCGCCGCCCGCGCCGGCGACCCCGAAGCCGTCGACCGGTTCGTGCGCGCCCTGCGTCCGGACGTCGTCCGCTACGTCACGTATCTCTCCGCGGACCGGCAGCTGGCCGACGACCTCGCGCAGGACACGTTCCTGCGGGCGCTCGGCAGTCTGCACCGATTCGAGGGGCGCTCGTCGGCACGCACCTGGCTGCTGTCCATCGCACGCCGCACGGTCGTCGACAGCCTGCGCCACGCGGCCGCCCGGCCGCGACGGGCCGACGTGGACGACTGGACGGTCTGGGCCGAGCGCGCCCAGCCCGCCGGCCTGCCCGGCTTCGACGACGGTGTGGCCCTGCTCGACCTGCTGGACGCGCTGCCCGCCGATCGCCGGGAGGCGTTCGTCCTCACGCAGTTGGCGGGCCTGCCCTATGCGGAGGCCGCCGAGGCCGGTGGCTGCCCGGTCGGGACGATCCGCTCGAGGGTGGCACGGGCCCGCGCGACCCTCGTCGACTTCCTCGAAGAAGCAGAGAGGGGAGAGGGGGGCGAGGGGGTCGAGGTCCTGGCGGCTGTCGCCGCCTGATCGGAGGGCCGCCGCCGGAACGTCCGTGCCCTGCGGGGCCCGGCGTTCCGGCCGGTCCGGTCGACGTGAGGGTCACGGCGGTTTGGCACACTGTCCACACCCCGGTGAAAGAGGTCCCGTATGTCGATGGTCGGCCACCTGCGCAAAGTCGCGAACCTGGCGCGGCGCAGCCGACGGCGGCGCGTGGACCTCAGCCACCCGGCCCGCTCCCCGCTCGGCTCGACGGTCGTCAACTGCGTCGTCTACCGCGACGGAGTCCGTAGGCCGACGACCGGCTCCGTGGAGGAGGCCGTGCGATACGTCCGCAAGCAGCGGGACGGATTCGTCTGGCTGGGCCTGCACGAACCCAGCGCGGAGGAATTCGCCGGAGCCGCCGAGCTCTTCGGTCTGCATCCGCTCGCCGCCGAGGACGCCGTCCATGCCCACCAGCGACCCAAGGTCGAGCAGTACGGCGACGTCCTGTTCGCCGTGTTCAACACCGTCACCTACGTCGAACACGCCGAACTGACCACGTCCAGCGAGGTCGTCGACACCGGGTCGATCATGGTCTTCACCGGGCCCGACTTCGTCGTCACCGTCCGCCACGGCCGGCACGGCTCCCTCGGGCCCATGCGGGAGGACCTCGAGGCGGACCCGCAGCAACTGGCCAAGGGCCCCTCCGCCGTCCTGCACGCCATCGCCGACCACGTCGTCGACGACTACGTCACCGTCGCGGACGCGGTCCAGAACGACATCGAGCAGGCCGAGACCGAGGTCTTCTCCCCGCTCAGCCCCCGAAACGCCGACGCCGGCCGGATCTACCAGCTCAAACGCGAACTCCTCGAATTCAGGCGGGCCGTCGTCCCGCTCACCCGCCCTCTGGACCGGCTCGCCACCGAGCCGAGGAGCTGTGTCGACCCGGAGATCCAGACGTACTTCCGCAACGTCGCCGGCCATCTCCTGCGCGTCACCGAGCAGATCACCGCCTTCGACGCCTTGATCGACTCGATCCTCCAGGCCCACCTGGCGCAGGTCACCGTCGCCCAGAACGAGGACATGCGCAAGATCACCGCCTGGGCGGCGATCATCGCCGTACCCACCATGGTGTGCGGCGTCTACGGCATGAACTTCGACCACATGCCCGAGCTGCGCTGGCGCTTCGGCTACCCCCTCGCCCTCGCCGTCATGGCCATCGCCTGTGTCGTCATCCACCGGGGCTTCAAACGCAACGGCTGGCTGTAGGGCGT
It includes:
- a CDS encoding endonuclease domain-containing protein, giving the protein MPERVMPPRTDGLITLAAADALWVDLTADSAVPTASGAFTCTPAHARAGYVLLGGLVVTTVRASGGQWSVPEGELRRAAAELNAVGVDRRDLVRIGPFRGAPRQECDEGTRLRWRRRVTGELREPGGPERAARREVGRPHHLAGIDWRQMLVEQIRDGTQQTWWLPRAVVRLLDAAEHAETQWGQAARTRQASEAATEPPSHPRQARDTDGRQDVDGRQTPIPEGPTASPRPYNAELEGQLYSVLSRKPGISRKVAAWACAVCRTAPATVLDHCHEHGYVRAPVCQSCNTLERPDHLYNNDIRVANRYTRLFHTDSGDWLRHWHRCPGCRARTTLPLPHLAAWTAHTACRSLRPTHRASRGRTPCGVLRVSWTGSQNAPRSCLLTVTVDCCPSGEHRVLAQVPYREAVERFRVWLAETAPAVAAAAGPDRVDDLPAQPRPVIADTSGEGLALF
- a CDS encoding DUF397 domain-containing protein; amino-acid sequence: MRSDHGSRLAGQRLRYSGTQGDDCVEIALTEQAICVRDSKDVTRPYFAVGREEWSRFVGFVSEV
- a CDS encoding competence protein CoiA family protein, producing MPYAQEEDTRRVQTAVIGRAESDWPVFLPYDHDDFDRFMRGRTRDDFYCGVLLGGCGKRLSPKRYTDKKCHFAHRPPVHCRRTETGEDSADHLYIGRTVADWLKRQGQGAVQPVYKPKGHQVRDAVDVSYGTGRQLIRVQLARRSKREWEEADTELRFRHSELDWLFGPDSLLANWQIEQQGYALRVQCRSLGVTRAVEIGTQFPDMPVEWTSLSECTLTPEGIVTPSLLHTTDGIVPRHAAAPVEPARPLSGLPLTPTSVLITDATPAHTTDTHHWFEVSLRVNARLSLPAHADSPERQHTYLPLDAVVSLDSNGTWLIKASDLQRVGTDATDGPVVRATASTDTHEPSSETHPLPSDAELVASFRKTLENTARSKNVVTTATLCKGASLHGHTLSVDRWRELLLQVEQPRTPGKPVLSSLIKRRDGGPASFFNEVLHGLGWTKSLSDAELLDIWNRERGRVHAAYSRSRSQTNSPSRPIHEASRRPPIRSGRKEAESRAAFDALLDLTHEAQQAGDLDAYEQNLFLAERAAPSTDAHETLRDLTDWLVNRRADELHESWERLSALVDEINREGDDLHPDQLRLALRSANDLAEELGGGLAAEERQDIARWQRHLERMTERLTLSQIRGLAVAVRVALRQSARERRTTTWGELALRIGAPLAALHPDDKIAVLVEADRETPDDRPPLSALVTAHGDERPHPLYQQILFNLDRIAPPPEALFMHWRMALRRHSELR
- a CDS encoding PASTA domain-containing protein, which encodes MNPYNAPALSRPWWKSTQAVLGILALVALLGAFSFALGFLVMIAAMVAVWVLPPWRWFARLGATVGALLLLTVGAGLGGQLDANGTKSAHAGGASGESAQASPTASKKSQPAIAVDYVGQQLDEAEKQARATGYTAAHHDASDEDRVIVLRSGWTVCFQVADAAAKTIDFAAVKSLEPCPEKDGGPLPWPKMPDVVGATYNKAVEDLKQAGIDLDRVTLDDVYLDIDTPTAEEAAEDGNEWRVCFQSPDEGTEVNPATTVRLDLGQWTDADLVQDCPSAKGATYKIPANDPDYDDDTTGGGSTDGGSSSSSGDSTGDGNGVGTVHPGSFCSPRGATGVTKAGTPMICGPGSDGRNRWRSA
- a CDS encoding DEAD/DEAH box helicase produces the protein MDVFGVHRALIKDYRSFTQGGTVIRGDRVAAFVEDDLNSKSQWPDPWLSLNPFFQGGGTVVELAGQKVLHDERARIFQARKTEGGTVPHCRPLMLHQHQREAVDAAASGAAYVLTTGTGSGKPLAYIVPIVTKVLHQRDTEGPKAPKRVRAIIVYPMNALANSHGSYRTEELTLAEYDRMAAAGLTLENPLVEGENYTSTLTPAPGHGPRHSA
- a CDS encoding sigma-70 family RNA polymerase sigma factor, with the translated sequence MITPVLPLPPAPSDQHLRTTPPDDAATGWALAARAGDPEAVDRFVRALRPDVVRYVTYLSADRQLADDLAQDTFLRALGSLHRFEGRSSARTWLLSIARRTVVDSLRHAAARPRRADVDDWTVWAERAQPAGLPGFDDGVALLDLLDALPADRREAFVLTQLAGLPYAEAAEAGGCPVGTIRSRVARARATLVDFLEEAERGEGGEGVEVLAAVAA
- a CDS encoding magnesium and cobalt transport protein CorA, translating into MSMVGHLRKVANLARRSRRRRVDLSHPARSPLGSTVVNCVVYRDGVRRPTTGSVEEAVRYVRKQRDGFVWLGLHEPSAEEFAGAAELFGLHPLAAEDAVHAHQRPKVEQYGDVLFAVFNTVTYVEHAELTTSSEVVDTGSIMVFTGPDFVVTVRHGRHGSLGPMREDLEADPQQLAKGPSAVLHAIADHVVDDYVTVADAVQNDIEQAETEVFSPLSPRNADAGRIYQLKRELLEFRRAVVPLTRPLDRLATEPRSCVDPEIQTYFRNVAGHLLRVTEQITAFDALIDSILQAHLAQVTVAQNEDMRKITAWAAIIAVPTMVCGVYGMNFDHMPELRWRFGYPLALAVMAIACVVIHRGFKRNGWL